A genomic stretch from Candidatus Thermoplasmatota archaeon includes:
- the gatE gene encoding Glu-tRNA(Gln) amidotransferase subunit GatE gives MDFKSLGLKVGIEIHQQLNTGKLFCECQTEFSDEHNKEFVRRLRPTQSEMGEIDRAALEESERKLHFRYQTVPYSCLVEADEEPPHDANRRAIEASLEMSCLLGMTCVDEVHFMRKIVIDGSNTGGFQRTALISTNGSFEVAGKKIGASTICLEEDAARRMSEHGSEVTFRLDRLGIPLVEIATDPDMSTPEEVRMVAERLGSLLRATKKVRRGIGTIREDVNISISGGARVEIKGAQDLRLLHVYVEEEAKRQLELLEVKRVLRERGARSVTPDIRDLTALFRQTKCKVLRNGLEAKGKILAVKLPKFAGVLGTTENGVKRLGPEMAAHARVAGVKGLFHSDELPGYGVTIAEVEDIRTTLGVEPDDAFMLVVDEEDKARAAVFKAVERANVGIEGVPEETRDPLPDGQTVYSRPLPGKDRMYPETDVRPILIDGAILESIRLNLPELPEEKAARFIKDFGISKAQAESLVKAGYEDEFELLAAGFGNPQAVARIYINTFPELEKLGLDPSRLSLDLMKDVLASLKTGAFAKEAIPKILSSVLENGHTVSRAVETLGVETIDTELVREVCDRIVKEREKYIRERGESSLAPLMGIVMKELRGKVDGKVISEILRERIERLLK, from the coding sequence TTGGATTTCAAGTCTCTGGGCCTGAAGGTGGGCATAGAGATCCACCAGCAGCTGAACACTGGAAAGCTCTTCTGCGAGTGCCAGACGGAGTTCTCCGACGAACACAACAAGGAGTTCGTTAGGCGTCTCAGGCCCACCCAGAGCGAGATGGGCGAGATAGACAGAGCTGCGCTCGAAGAGTCCGAGAGGAAGCTGCATTTCAGGTACCAGACCGTTCCGTACTCGTGCCTGGTCGAGGCAGATGAGGAGCCGCCGCACGACGCAAACAGACGCGCGATCGAGGCATCTTTGGAGATGTCGTGCCTTCTGGGCATGACCTGCGTCGACGAGGTCCATTTCATGCGGAAGATCGTGATAGACGGGTCGAATACTGGTGGGTTCCAGAGGACGGCACTCATCTCGACGAACGGGAGCTTCGAAGTTGCTGGGAAGAAGATAGGGGCGTCCACCATCTGCCTCGAGGAGGACGCTGCCAGAAGGATGTCCGAACATGGAAGCGAGGTGACGTTCCGGCTTGACAGGCTCGGGATACCATTGGTCGAGATCGCGACTGACCCAGACATGAGCACTCCTGAGGAAGTGCGCATGGTCGCCGAACGGCTGGGCTCTCTCCTCAGAGCAACGAAGAAGGTCCGGCGTGGCATAGGCACGATTCGAGAGGACGTCAACATCTCTATTTCGGGCGGTGCCCGGGTTGAGATCAAGGGTGCCCAAGATCTGAGACTGCTTCATGTCTACGTCGAGGAAGAGGCTAAGAGGCAGCTCGAACTCTTGGAGGTCAAGCGTGTGCTCAGGGAGAGAGGCGCGCGTTCTGTCACTCCGGACATCAGGGACCTGACGGCTCTGTTCAGGCAAACCAAGTGCAAGGTCCTCAGGAACGGACTTGAGGCCAAGGGGAAGATCCTTGCGGTCAAGTTGCCCAAGTTTGCAGGCGTCCTCGGGACGACCGAGAACGGCGTGAAGCGGCTTGGTCCTGAGATGGCGGCGCATGCGCGCGTCGCAGGGGTCAAGGGATTGTTCCACTCTGATGAACTCCCAGGATATGGTGTCACGATCGCAGAAGTCGAGGACATAAGAACCACATTGGGTGTCGAGCCTGACGATGCATTCATGTTGGTGGTAGATGAGGAGGATAAAGCCCGTGCAGCTGTGTTCAAGGCGGTCGAAAGGGCCAATGTCGGCATCGAGGGAGTCCCTGAGGAAACGCGGGATCCGCTCCCTGACGGCCAGACTGTCTACAGCAGGCCTCTGCCGGGGAAGGATAGGATGTACCCCGAGACCGATGTGAGGCCTATCCTGATCGATGGAGCGATTCTCGAGAGCATCAGATTGAACCTGCCCGAGCTTCCGGAGGAGAAGGCTGCTAGGTTCATCAAGGACTTCGGAATAAGCAAGGCGCAGGCGGAGTCGCTTGTGAAGGCAGGATATGAGGACGAGTTCGAGTTGCTCGCCGCCGGTTTCGGGAACCCGCAAGCGGTGGCGAGGATATACATCAATACATTCCCCGAGCTGGAGAAGCTAGGCCTCGATCCGTCTCGACTGAGCCTTGATTTGATGAAGGATGTCCTGGCCAGCCTCAAGACAGGCGCGTTCGCCAAGGAAGCCATCCCGAAGATACTGTCCTCCGTGCTGGAGAACGGTCACACCGTCAGCAGGGCGGTCGAAACGCTCGGCGTCGAGACCATAGACACTGAGTTGGTCCGCGAGGTCTGCGATAGGATCGTGAAGGAGCGAGAGAAGTACATTCGAGAACGCGGGGAGAGCAGCCTCGCCCCTCTGATGGGCATCGTGATGAAGGAGCTGCGCGGAAAAGTGGACGGGAAGGTCATCAGCGAGATTTTGCGCGAGAGGATCGAACGCCTCCTGAAGTAG